A single genomic interval of Gossypium raimondii isolate GPD5lz chromosome 11, ASM2569854v1, whole genome shotgun sequence harbors:
- the LOC105801960 gene encoding uncharacterized protein LOC105801960 isoform X2, whose protein sequence is MDYDDNDFQSPNLHLAGEGNNKFPPVLRPYALSKFDFDDNLHGRLRFDSLVETEAFLGIESGEDNQWIEDFSRGSSGIAFSSSAAEPCSISRHNNVWSEAASSESVEMLLKSVGQDESVIGQSISKDSDACDELGGIIRKMEPSLEHGDSGLSKVGLQPALQTGEIPGKLSGLEGDVLGDHGDVAQTHKFDPSVDGALKAPNIRNTDISERERSKDGEEIVVNENQVEVSVDEFVDNREQVDNFASGSQTDIVIPSVKNTCASSKDSDASDEQGGIIKQMEPSLKHGDCGLSEVDGGLQPALQTGEIPGKFSGLKGDVSGDHLLVEDVSQSHEFEPSIDRALEVPNMRNTDLPERDESKDGEQIVANQNQVEASVDQLVDNREQADKFASGSQVDTVIPSVQNTRSSSAFLESQDKIPFKNDVIDETVVSLARENVDSSQEVHIDSENLIGNAGASVTLHVQKHSALDIQSKEEGHAIGNIIPTVGKPSDRILKENSDLHMVEGCSEALGVESPPRTGISKDIVLSVGKLHNISPMPFVGDTNLKEKESETSNTDAQISVSRESKLDNLDSMVQVACDAIEKDLSESHCHSDSKILSSKPEKYLLSVQDVKGSKGEGDGAHNTLGAERTRIDEEFTVSEHNDDYKFDQSVSAAAKQNTQLPSDCSKTDHGEGGSPVVIKGVDSSSFGTGDNVAISGKSVDCVLLPYGKSLPSAAVFDQKEVQVSSPEASLSIMKSTEMKTVKGAPCETGEQSSCKKVDQSLSSEDTSNAVGQSGDQTVHGVSLEAVKNMHAPSNVSDSIVRETDGAEAEVVSKRGSSVSSGDHVKTHNSTFPSAPSSESQTKIHIMECGSSSADLDNPSCGSPILVRISEQPESEIGTPTVKGSKDLGASVSGVTNGEGNKEMSISQDTKGHVASSGDGSFTFEVSPLASLSEKAAGKNWQPFSTVQHDKTSSVVERIPSTSKRENLGGGSKGTSERKTRRAGSKSTGKEAAKKGVVAKDTTPARQSERSGRTSNVSLSKSEIGQLVKSNEMQYLGHMEVFNQPFTDLQQVQLRSQIFVYGALIQGIAPDEAYMISAFGGPDGGRTIWEKAWQACMDRVHCKKSLVSPETPLQTHIGAKTPDQSIKQNALQTKTTSSPASQSNSRGTSTTIVKPMIPLSSPLWTIPTPSSDALQPASIPRGAVADYQQALSPLHTPPIRNFVGHNAPWMSQSPFRGPWVPQSSAFDNNTHFPVLPITEAVNLTPVREASVPNSSIMKQVSTVPMVQSGSPANVLAGTPLLDNKNATFRTGQHSADPKPRKRKISTVSEDHGQIILHSQTETLLDTVVNSHASTPAAITTPAAIVSKLATDKFITSVSTDYLEKGDRDSDPKATLSEETLGKLKEAQKQAEVAAALAAAAVSHSQEIWNQLDKQKNTGLAPDVETKLTSAAVAIAAAAAVAKAAAAAANVASNAALQAKMMADEVLVPSGCRDPIPINALSSDSVKKLGRATTASILRGEDASTSSNSVIVAAKEASKRRVEAASAASKQAENMDAVVKAAELAAEAVSQAGKIVMGEPFPLTELVEAGPEAYWKVSHASPEPNAAIREHLDKGGNVEAPGSVVGHSEEVPTDKNENQSNNHEISLVLREMARDSVQDHSRLTDGILGSAATSGNDKKGQKGRKASDIAKSKEVSTNTEHGKAKETSNDNNVKEGSHVEVLRDGDGGGLKVAWFPADILELKDGKAYVCYNELRSEDGDRLKEWVEVEGEGDRAPWIRSARPITAMPFEGTRKRRRAAMGDYNWSTGDRVDAWIQDSWWEGVVNEKSKKDETSFTIHFPAQGETSVVKAWLLRPSLMWKDGNWVEWSCCGDNDGSSHEGDTPLEKRPRIGSPVIQNKEDSTKCFDSKESEKPDNTRLLDLTAGEKIFNIGKSTRDESKPGSLRMKRSGLKKEGSRVIFGVPKPGKKRKFMEVSKHYVADRSSRTLGTSDSAKFTKYSMPRGSEPGTKNKTEPKEKRNVISKPKVLKSGKPPSVSSRTIPQKDSLSSIVGSEPDDAVTADVSKFKDSASGAENISGEHNLELRSSSSDGAAEGQVLFSCAALPSDAPPEKASTSNAKSESISKGKLAPVSGKLAKVEEEMKIVSEAVEPRRSNRKIQPTSRLLEGIQSSLIISKVPVSHDKGQKGQSRSTRGSNQG, encoded by the exons ATGGATTATGATGACAATGATTTCCAAAGCCCAAATCTTCATTTAGCTGGCGAAGGGAACAATAAATTTCCTCCTGTTTTACGCCCGTATGCTCTCtccaaatttgattttgatgataACCTTCATGGACGCTTAAGATTTGATAGTTTGGTTGAAACTGAAGCTTTTCTTGGCATTGAAAGCGGTGAAGATAATCAGTGGATTGAAGATTTTTCACGGGGGAGTAGTGGGATTGCATTTAGTTCAAGTGCAGCTGAGCCTTGTTCAATTTCTAGGCACAACAATGTCTGGTCTGAGGCTGCCTCTTCTGAATCAGTTGAAATGCTATTAAAATCTGTAGGACAGGACGAAAGTGTTATTGGTCAATCTATTAGTAAGGATTCAGATGCCTGTGATGAACTGGGTGGCATAATAAGGAAGATGGAGCCTAGTTTGGAACATGGAGATAGTGGTCTTTCTAAAGTAGGCTTACAGCCTGCCTTACAGACAGGTGAGATTCCAGGAAAATTATCTGGGTTGGAAGGTGATGTGTTGGGAGATCATGGCGATGTCGCtcaaacacataaatttgaCCCCTCTGTTGATGGGGCATTGAAAGCTCCAAATATAAGAAATACTGACATATCTGAGAGAGAGAGGTCTAAAGATGGTGAAGAAATTGTTGTTAATGAGAATCAAGTGGAAGTTTCGGTTGATGAATTTGTGGATAACAGGGAACAGGTAGATAACTTTGCTTCTGGGTCTCAAACTGATATTGTGATTCCCTCTGTGAAAAACACCTGTGCCAGTAGTAAGGATTCAGATGCCAGTGATGAACAAGGCGGCATAATAAAGCAGATGGAACCTAGTTTGAAACATGGAGATTGTGGTCTTTCTGAAGTAGACGGCGGCTTACAGCCTGCCTTACAGACAGGTGAGATTCCAGGAAAGTTTTCTGGGTTGAAAGGTGATGTATCAGGAGATCATTTGTTGGTTGAAGATGTTTCTCAATCACATGAATTTGAGCCCTCTATTGATAGGGCATTGGAAGTTCCAAACATGAGAAATACTGACTTACCTGAGAGAGATGAGTCTAAAGATGGTGAACAAATTGTtgctaatcaaaatcaagtggAAGCTTCGGTTGATCAATTAGTGGATAACAGGGAACAGGCAGATAAATTTGCTTCTGGGTCACAAGTTGATACTGTGATTCCCTCTGTGCAAAACACCCGTTCTAGTAGTGCATTTTTAGAGAGTCAAGATAAGATACCTTTTAAAAATGATGTCATTGATGAAACTGTTGTCAGTTTAGCAAGGGAAAATGTTGATTCAAGCCAAGAAGTTCACATTGATAGTGAGAACTTGATTGGAAATGCAGGTGCAAGTGTTACCTTGCATGTGCAGAAGCATTCGGCCTTGGACATTCAATCTAAGGAAGAAGGACATGCTATTGGAAATATTATACCTACTGTGGGCAAGCCATCTGATAGGATATTGAAAGAGAATTCTGACCTCCATATGGTGGAAGGGTGCAGCGAGGCCTTGGGTGTAGAAAGTCCTCCTCGAACTGGCATATCCAAAGATATTGTCTTGTCTGTAGGAAAATTACATAACATATCACCAATGCCCTTTGTTGGTGATACTAACCTTAAGGAGAAGGAAAGCGAAACCAGCAATACTGATGCTCAAATTTCTGTGAGTCGAGAGTCAAAGTTGGATAACTTGGATTCGATGGTGCAGGTAGCATGTGATGCCATTGAGAAAGATTTGTCAGAAAGTCATTGCCACTCTGATTCAAAAATCTTGAGCAGCAAGCCTGAGAAATATTTGTTGTCAGTGCAAGATGTTAAAGGTTCTAAGGGTGAAGGTGATGGTGCCCACAATACTTTGGGAGCAGAACGTACGAGAATAGATGAGGAATTTACAGTCTCTGAACATAATGATGATTATAAATTTGATCAGAGTGTTTCAGCTGCTGCAAAGCAGAACACCCAATTGCCTTCTGATTGTAGTAAAACAGATCACGGGGAGGGTGGGTCTCCGGTTGTAATAAAGGGAGTTGATTCCTCTTCCTTTGGCACAGGTGACAATGTTGCCATCAGTGGGAAGTCAg TGGATTGTGTTCTTTTGCCTTATGGTAAGAGTCTCCCTTCTGCTGCTGTTTTTGATCAGAAAGAGGTTCAAGTGTCATCTCCAGAGGCAAGTCTCTCAATTATGAAGAGTACTGAAATGAAAACAGTAAAAGGTGCACCTTGTGAGACTGGTGAACAGTCCTCTTGTAAGAAAGTTGATCAGTCCTTGTCAAGTGAGGATACCTCTAATGCTGTCGGCCAAAGTGGGGACCAGACAGTTCATGGTGTCAGTTTGGAGGCTGTAAAGAATATGCATGCACCTTCTAATGTCTCTGATTCAATTGTGAGAGAGACTGATGGTGCCGAAGCTGAAGTTGTTTCCAAAAGGGGTTCTTCAGTATCTTCAG GTGATCATGTGAAGACACATAATAGTACCTTTCCTTCTGCACCTTCATCCGAATCTCAAACTAAGATTCACATAATGGAATGTGGAAGTAGTAGTGCTGATCTAGACAATCCTTCCTGTGGATCTCCAATTCTCGTTAGAATTTCTGAGCAGCCAGAGAGTGAAATCGGAACACCTACTGTGAAAGGATCCAAAGATCTGGGTGCTTCAGTGTCTGGGGTCACTAATGGGGAAGGAAATAAAGAGATGTCTATTTCTCAGGATACTAAAGGACATGTTGCATCTTCAGGAGATGGAAGTTTCACCTTCGAGGTATCTCCATTGGCAAGTTTGTCTGAAAAAGCAGCTGGCAAGAATTGGCAACCTTTTTCTACTGTTCAACATGACAAAACATCCTCT GTTGTTGAGCGAATTCCATCAACCTCTAAAAGGGAAAATTTGGGTGGTGGCTCCAAGGGGACTTCTGAGCGTAAAACAAGGCGAGCTGGTAGTAAGAGCACAGGAAAGGAAGCTGCTAAAAAGGGTGTTGTTGCAAAAGATACAACTCCTGCAAGACAATCAGAAAGAAGTGGTAGAACGAGTAATGTGTCACTCAGTAAATCTGAAATTGGCCAGCTTGTGAAATCCAATGAGATGCAGTACTTGGGACACATGGAAG TGTTTAACCAGCCTTTTACAGACTTGCAACAAGTTCAATTACGTTCTCAGATTTTTGTATATGGTGCTCTGAT TCAAGGAATTGCACCTGATGAAGCTTATATGATATCAGCATTTGGGGGACCTG ATGGTGGAAGAACCATATGGGAGAAAGCTTGGCAAGCATGTATGGACAGGGTACATTGTAAAAAATCTCTTGTTAGCCCTGAAACTCCGTTGCAGACACATATAG GTGCTAAAACTCCCGatcaatcaatcaaacaaaatgCACTTCAGACTAAGACTACATCCTCACCTGCCAGTCAGTCCAACAGCAGGGGTACTTCAACAACAATTGTAAAGCCAATGATCCCACTTTCCTCACCGCTTTGGACTATTCCTACACCTTCCAGTGACGCCCTTCAACCAGCTAGTATTCCAAGAGGTGCAGTTGCGGACTATCAGCAGGCACTTTCTCCGTTGCATACTCCACCTATAAGGAATTTCGTTGGACATAATGCTCCTTGGATGTCCCAATCCCCTTTTCGTGGCCCCTGGGTTCCACAGAGTTCTGCATTTGATAACAATACCCATTTTCCTGTACTTCCTATCACAGAAGCAGTTAATTTAACTCCTGTAAGAGAAGCATCTGTGCCTAATTCTTCCATCATGAAACAGGTTTCAACAGTTCCTATGGTCCAGAGTGGTAGTCCTGCCAATGTCCTTGCAGGGACTCCCCTGCTTGACAACAAAAATGCAACATTTAGAACTGGTCAGCATTCTGCTGATCCAAAGcctaggaaaagaaaaatatctacAGTTTCTGAGGACCATGGGCAGATTATACTGCATTCTCAAACAGAGACTCTTTTGGATACTGTTGTGAATAGTCATGCCTCTACGCCTGCTGCTATTACAACCCCTGCTGCCATTGTTTCAAAGTTGGCCACTGACAAATTTATTACGTCTGTCTCTACTGATTATCTTGAAAAGGGTGACAGAGATTCAGATCCGAAGGCTACTTTGTCTGAAGAGACCCTTGGTAAACTCAAAGAGGCTCAGAAGCAGGCGGAGGTTGCTGCTGCCcttgctgctgctgctgttaGTCACAGTCAAGAAATATGGAATCAGTTGGACAAGCAAAAAAATACTGGGTTGGCACCAGATGTTGAAACTAAGCTGACTTCTGCAGCAGTTGCCATAGCAGCAGCGGCTGCTGTTGCAAAGGCTGCAGCTGCGGCTGCCAATGTTGCCTCAAATGCTGCCCTACAAGCAAAAATGATGGCTGATGAGGTGTTGGTTCCTAGTGGCTGCAGAGATCCTATTCCAATTAATGCTCTGTCTTCTGATAGTGTGAAGAAGCTTGGCAGGGCAACTACTGCATCCATCTTGAGGGGTGAAGATGCTTCTACTAGTTCAAATTCTGTTATTGTTGCTGCAAAGGAAGCTTCTAAAAGgagggtggaagctgcttcagcTGCCTCAAAGCAAGCTGAAAACATGGATGCCGTTGTTAAAGCTGCTGAGCTGGCAGCCGAAGCAGTATCTCAGGCTGGAAAAATTGTTATGGGGGAGCCTTTCCCATTGACTGAATTGGTAGAAGCTGGTCCAGAGGCATACTGGAAAGTATCCCATGCATCTCCTGAGCCAAATGCTGCTATCAGAGAACACTTAGACAAAGGTGGTAATGTGGAGGCTCCTGGTTCAGTTGTCGGGCATTCAGAAGAGGTTCCCACAGATAAGAACGAAAACCAAAGTAATAACCATGAAATATCACTGGTTCTTAGAGAGATGGCCAGAGATTCCGTGCAGGATCATTCCAGGTTGACAGATGGCATTTTGGGTTCTGCTGCAACAAGTGGAAATGACAAAAAGGGACAAAAGGGTCGCAAAGCTTCAGATATTGCCAAAAGTAAAGAGGTGTCCACTAATACTGAACATGGGAAAGCAAAGGAAACTTCTAATGATAACAATGTGAAGGAAGGTTCCCATGTTGAG GTATTGAGAGATGGAGATGGAGGTGGCTTGAAAGTAGCATGGTTCCCTGCTGATATTCTGGAGTTGAAAGATGGCAAAGCTTATGTGTGTTACAATGAACTTCGATCAGAGG ATGGTGATAGGCTAAAGGAATGGGTGGAGGTTGAAGGTGAAGGGGATAGAGCACCCTGGATACGCAGTGCTCGTCCTATTACAGCCATGCCTTTTGAAGGAACGAGGAAGAGACGCAGGGCTGCCATGGGGGACTATAATTGGTCCACTGGAGATAGGGTTGATGCATGGATACAAGATAG ctGGTGGGAGGGAGTTGTCAATGAGAAGAGCAAGAAAGATGAAACATCATTTACCATCCATTTTCCTG CTCAAGGAGAAACATCTGTGGTCAAAGCATGGCTTCTTCGTCCTTCTCTGATGTGGAAGGATGGTAATTGGGTTGAATGGTCCTGTTGTGGGGATAATGATGGCTCTTCCCACGAG GGTGATACCCCACTGGAAAAGCGACCAAGGATAGGCAGTCCTGTGATACAGAACAAAGAGGATAGTACTAAATGTTTTGACAGTAAGGAATCTGAGAAACCTGACAACACAAGATTGCTGGATTTAACTGCtggtgaaaaaatatttaatatcgGTAAAAGCACCAGAGACGAGAGTAAGCCTGGTTCACTCAGAATGAAACGTTCTGGTTTAAAGAAAGAAGGATCAAGGGTTATTTTTGGTGTTCCTAAGccaggaaagaaaagaaagtttatGGAAGTAAGCAAACATTATGTTGCGGATCGGAGCAGTAGAACTCTTGGAACAAGTGATTCAGCTAAATTTACGAAGTATTCAATGCCTCGGGGATCTGAGCCtggaacaaaaaataaaactgaaccgaaggaaaaaagaaatgtTATATCCAAGCCTAAGGTTCTCAAGTCTGGAAAACCACCTAGTGTTTCCAGTAGAACTATTCCTCAGAAGGACAGCTTATCAAGCATTGTGGGTTCTGAACCTGATGATGCTGTCACTGCAGATGTATCAAAATTCAAGGATTCTGCTAGCGGTGCTGAGAATATATCAGGAGAGCATAACTTGGAGTTGAGATCTTCAAGTTCTGATGGAGCTGCAGAGGGCCAGGTTTTATTTTCTTGTGCTGCTCTCCCATCAGATGCACCCCCCGAGAAAGCTTCCACATCAAATGCTAAATCCGAATCTATTAGTAAAGGGAAACTGGCACCAGTTTCTGGGAAGTTGGCTAAAGTTGAGGAGGAAATGAAAATTGTATCTGAAGCTGTTGAACCTCGTAGATCTAATCGGAAGATTCAGCCAACATCAAGA CTCTTGGAAGGTATACAAAGCTCATTGATCATCTCAAAAGTTCCAGTTTCACATGACAAAGGTCAGAAAGGTCAAAGCAGGAGTACTAGAG GAAGTAACCAAGGTTGA